The DNA region CACGCTGTTAGCTTGCGACCATGACATGGACTGCGGGCCCGTTTCTGGCCTTAGACCTTGAGACCACCGGTACCGATCCCTGGGCCGATCGCATCGTCACCGCATCGCTCGTCGAAGTGACGGTGGGTGCGAAACCGGCCACCGCGTCCTGGCTGCTCAATCCCGGCATCCCGATTCCGGCAGGTGCCGAAGCCGTCCACGGCATCTCGACGGCGCAGGCGGTCGCACGGGGCGTCGCACCGGCAGATGCCTTGGCCGAAATCACCGCACGAGTCGCGGCATGGCTGGCCGCCGCCAAACCCGTCGTCGCGTTCAACGCCTCGTTCGATCTGACGATGCTCGAAGCCGAGAACGCGCGGCACGGCATCCCCACCCTCGTGCAACGACTGAGCGAGATTCGGCCCGTGATCGATCCACTCGTTCTTGACAAGGAGATGGATACCTATCGGCGCGGCAAACGGACCCTGCCCGTCTTGGCGGACCTCTACGGTGTCGCACTGGAACGCGCGCACTCATCAGACGCCGATGCGGTGGCCGCCGCCTTGCTGGTGCCCGAGCTCACCGCACGCTACCCGGCGTTGGGCGCCTATTCGCTCGATGAACTGCACGATGCGCAACAGCTCTGGCGTAAGGAGCACCAGCTCAGCCTGGCGAACTACTTCGAGCGTCAGGGCTATCTCGATGCCGTGCAGTCCATGCGCTACGGATGGCCGACCGAGTCGCGCTGACGGCCGGAGAACGTGCGGGCGTCGGCACCGACTATGCCTCCACCAGCAACGGGTGCCGCGGATCCCGGGCGGCTAGGTGGACGATCCGCCAGAACTCCCCGTCGATCGAGCGTTGCGGTTCCGGCAGTGCGATCCCGTTGAGGTGCAGGGAGTTCCGGGTCGCTACCAGAGCCGTGAACGTCGGGGAATCGCTATTTGCCGACAGGTGCGTCTGCTCGACCTTGACCGCGAAGTCACGGGCCCGTTGACCGGGTGTCGCCACCTCCGGGGCGTGCGCGGCATCGAAGTGGGCGGCTTCGACGATGCCGGTCCAACGCGTGGCCAACGCGGCGGGCGTGGCCAGCAGTTCCATTCCGAGCACCCGGCCGCCGACACCGATGATCACCCCGCGCTGGCCGTCCAGCGGTTCGGTCGGCAGCGGCCGTTCACCGCGCCGGCCCTGTTCGCGGGCGACCCGGTCGAGGTGGTCGGCGAACGAACTCGTCGCCGTCGCCGCGGTGGATTCGTAGCGTGCGGTGATGCCGTGCCAGATCGCGTGCTGGGCGCTCTCGCCGCGCCGGTAGGCGTGGTCCCGGGCCGCCCGCAGGGGAGCGGAGACACGTCGGCCGGCGGCCCGGTGGCCGCGGTCGCCGTGCCACCGCTTCTCTTCGACGCACAGCACCTCGACGGTGGACGACTCGCGCGGCCCGAGGATCGTCGAGCGCGCCACCATCCGGGTCTGCCAGCCGCCTTCGACCAGGTCGCCTTCGAGCAGTACGACGGGTGTGTCGCCGAGGTTCTGCGCGGCCAGGGAACTCACCTGCCCGCCGCCGTGTCGTTCGCCGATATCGAGAGCATCGAGATCCCAGGTGAGGCCGGGGGCCGCGCCGGCTTCAGCCCAGACCGGAAAGAGGGTCAAAGCCCCGTACTGGGTGCCTTTGCCCACGTGGAGGACGCAGACGGTCGGGTCGGTGGTGTGGTTCATCGCTCCCCCTATGCCAATGGCAATACTTAAACTATGCACAAAGCATAGATCGAAACGAGCATGTGGCGCAACCGTTACCTCGCCAGTGGCATAACGCCTGGTAATTTGGGGACCATGACGGAACGCGCCAAGCCCGACTCCCGCCGGGGTGACCATGCCGTCGGACAGAGGATCGCGGCCCGACGTAAAGAACTCGAATGGGACCGCAAACGACTTGCCGAAGAGGCGGGCGTCTCCTACCCCTACATCTCCCAGCTCGAGACCGGGTACCGCAACGCTTCATACCGCCAGCAAGTGGCCATCGCCACCGCGCTCGGCGTCAGCCTCGATGAACTCTTCGCGCCGGAAGAACTGCGGGACCAGGTACAGGTATCGGCTGTCACGCCCGAAGTCTCCGCTCCGAACCGCTCGGCGCTGAGCACGGCCGTCGCCCGTGCGGTAGCAGAGATCGAGTCCCTGCCGAGTGCGGTACGCCTGGATGCGCTCAATCAGATCCAGCTGAGCGTCGTGCGCGGTCTGACATCGACCCGCTTGATTGAACGCCTGGAACCCAACGAAGTGTTCGTCTTCGGCTCGAACAAGGACGGCATACACGACGGGGGAGCGGCACGGCAGGCCTACGAGAAATTCGGCGCGGAGTG from Mycolicibacter sp. MU0083 includes:
- a CDS encoding exonuclease domain-containing protein, whose product is MTWTAGPFLALDLETTGTDPWADRIVTASLVEVTVGAKPATASWLLNPGIPIPAGAEAVHGISTAQAVARGVAPADALAEITARVAAWLAAAKPVVAFNASFDLTMLEAENARHGIPTLVQRLSEIRPVIDPLVLDKEMDTYRRGKRTLPVLADLYGVALERAHSSDADAVAAALLVPELTARYPALGAYSLDELHDAQQLWRKEHQLSLANYFERQGYLDAVQSMRYGWPTESR
- a CDS encoding ARPP-1 family domain-containing protein, producing the protein MNHTTDPTVCVLHVGKGTQYGALTLFPVWAEAGAAPGLTWDLDALDIGERHGGGQVSSLAAQNLGDTPVVLLEGDLVEGGWQTRMVARSTILGPRESSTVEVLCVEEKRWHGDRGHRAAGRRVSAPLRAARDHAYRRGESAQHAIWHGITARYESTAATATSSFADHLDRVAREQGRRGERPLPTEPLDGQRGVIIGVGGRVLGMELLATPAALATRWTGIVEAAHFDAAHAPEVATPGQRARDFAVKVEQTHLSANSDSPTFTALVATRNSLHLNGIALPEPQRSIDGEFWRIVHLAARDPRHPLLVEA
- a CDS encoding helix-turn-helix domain-containing protein produces the protein MTERAKPDSRRGDHAVGQRIAARRKELEWDRKRLAEEAGVSYPYISQLETGYRNASYRQQVAIATALGVSLDELFAPEELRDQVQVSAVTPEVSAPNRSALSTAVARAVAEIESLPSAVRLDALNQIQLSVVRGLTSTRLIERLEPNEVFVFGSNKDGIHDGGAARQAYEKFGAEWGEGHGHHGQSYAIDTMSDFPTLAEEVQTFLGYARRQSQLRFLVTPIGTGVAGYRVGQVAPLFADAPENVRLPAEFTAVLDDLKQREAGKGEA